In Onychostoma macrolepis isolate SWU-2019 chromosome 06, ASM1243209v1, whole genome shotgun sequence, one DNA window encodes the following:
- the LOC131543070 gene encoding odorant receptor 131-2-like produces the protein MVFNDMIQLMIAVVLHVLSYTVFTLNISFCCVLLISVIFTTLNTPLNLATMAIERYIAICNPLRHAQICTVRKTYILIGLIWVLSAIHVLPDLFILLATKPLAFFYSSIPCVSDNVFDNPYIVQKKNIMYIIYLTFVWLTIVYTYLKIMFVAKATNSDARKARSTIILHGIQLLMCMLTFVGPFLNSLLLEMFPLFIMDTRFLSYLVIQIMPRFISPIVYGVRDQTFCKYLKRYLLCTMFNIRRKIQNLQSSGNLAKVGNKSI, from the coding sequence ATGGTGTTCAACGACATGATTCAGCTGATGATTGCAGTCGTCCTTCACGTTTTAAGCTACACTGTGTTTACTCTCAATATCTCTTTCTGCTGTGTTTTACTGATCAGCGTTATATTCACAACACTCAACACACCGCTGAATCTTGCTACCATGGCTATAGAACGCTATATAGCCATCTGCAACCCTTTACGTCACGCTCAGATCTGTACCGTGCGTAAAACGTACATCCTTATTGGCCTGATCTGGGTCCTGAGTGCCATTCATGTTCTTCCAGACCTGTTCATCCTGTTGGCTACAAAACCTCTAGCATTCTTCTACAGCAGTATCCCCTGTGTCAGTGATAACGTGTTTGATAACCCATACATagtacaaaagaaaaatatcatGTACATCATTTATCTGACCTTCGTGTGGCTCACTATAGTGTACACTTACTTAAAGATCATGTTTGTTGCAAAGGCCACAAACTCGGATGCTCGCAAAGCTCGGAGTACCATCATCCTTCATGGGATCCAGCTTCTGATGTGCATGCTAACGTTTGTCGGGCCCTTCCTGAACAGTCTGCTTTTGGAAATGTTTCCACTGTTTATTATGGATACAAGATTCTTAAGTTATTTAGTCATCCAAATAATGCCCAGGTTTATCAGTCCAATTGTGTATGGTGTGAGAGATCAAACGTTTTGCAAATACCTGAAAAGATACTTACTGTGTACAATGTTCAACATCAggagaaaaatacaaaatctcCAATCCAGTGGGAATTTGGCAAAAGTTGGCAATAAATCCATTTGA